A portion of the Actomonas aquatica genome contains these proteins:
- a CDS encoding amidohydrolase family protein translates to MNSRACCYGMALGMLTAAVGPMLAQSAKLVVTEAKLFTMAADQPEPFDGFMVIDEGGKLLEVGAGAPGAEWADTPKLDVSGMWILPGFVSAHSHLWQSAWRGLGADQTLMGWVEALYMEQAQFAPVEDFYWFTLQGALDHLRHGITTTYNFNYGAWAQPEFAEVQLKGEMESGVRFVHGQNFGGWGQVPTVEEGLASAGSFIEWIEAEDTGDQMLRVMINGSAAFRDTAQAAITEAAVGERYGIGNHLHILESAPEQYEERSRFRWMVDAGLITERDLMGHFIHVDPWILSHVIDAGAAISWNPLSNGRLASGTADIPHYLAEGLRVGMGVDGQASADRADPLENVRIGLYAVRAKYEDASVLSPYTVLRLHTWGSADALGVADQVGSLEVGKFADFVVIDPTDFGVVFDPYATLAFMAAQEHVAAVYVGGEKRVEAGRLTQHDYRNVGREVNKRVIAVRDRAAEESKK, encoded by the coding sequence ATGAACTCGCGTGCTTGTTGTTACGGAATGGCGTTGGGAATGTTGACGGCGGCGGTCGGGCCGATGCTGGCGCAGAGCGCCAAGCTAGTGGTGACCGAGGCCAAGTTGTTTACGATGGCGGCCGATCAACCGGAACCGTTCGACGGTTTTATGGTGATCGACGAAGGCGGCAAATTGTTGGAAGTCGGCGCGGGGGCGCCGGGCGCGGAGTGGGCGGACACGCCGAAGCTCGATGTATCCGGAATGTGGATTCTGCCGGGGTTTGTGTCGGCGCACAGTCATCTTTGGCAGAGTGCCTGGCGTGGACTCGGCGCGGACCAGACCCTGATGGGCTGGGTGGAGGCCCTCTATATGGAACAAGCGCAGTTTGCGCCGGTGGAGGATTTTTATTGGTTCACCCTGCAGGGGGCGCTCGACCATTTGCGGCACGGCATCACCACCACCTACAACTTCAACTACGGCGCCTGGGCGCAGCCGGAATTCGCCGAAGTGCAGCTCAAGGGGGAGATGGAGTCCGGCGTGCGTTTTGTGCACGGCCAGAATTTTGGCGGCTGGGGGCAGGTGCCCACGGTGGAGGAAGGGCTGGCGTCGGCAGGTTCCTTTATAGAGTGGATCGAAGCTGAGGACACCGGCGACCAGATGCTGCGGGTGATGATCAACGGCAGCGCGGCGTTTCGCGATACAGCGCAGGCCGCGATCACTGAGGCGGCGGTGGGGGAGCGTTACGGGATCGGCAACCACCTGCACATTCTGGAGTCGGCCCCCGAGCAGTATGAAGAGCGCAGCCGCTTTCGCTGGATGGTGGATGCCGGGTTGATCACGGAGCGCGATTTGATGGGGCATTTCATCCACGTGGACCCTTGGATCCTGAGTCACGTGATCGATGCGGGTGCGGCGATATCGTGGAATCCGCTGTCCAATGGGCGCCTCGCTTCGGGCACGGCGGACATCCCGCATTACCTTGCTGAAGGCCTGCGGGTGGGCATGGGCGTGGATGGGCAGGCGAGTGCCGATCGGGCCGATCCGTTGGAGAACGTGCGGATCGGTTTATATGCCGTGAGAGCAAAATATGAGGATGCCAGTGTGCTTTCGCCCTACACCGTGCTGCGCCTGCATACTTGGGGCAGCGCCGATGCGTTGGGGGTCGCCGATCAGGTCGGCAGTCTCGAGGTGGGCAAGTTTGCCGACTTCGTGGTCATCGATCCGACGGACTTCGGGGTCGTTTTTGATCCCTATGCCACGCTCGCCTTCATGGCGGCGCAGGAGCATGTGGCCGCGGTTTACGTCGGCGGCGAAAAGCGCGTCGAGGCCGGCCGGCTAACGCAACACGATTACAGAAATGTCGGCCGAGAGGTGAACAAACGCGTCATTGCGGTGCGCGATCGGGCGGCCGAAGAGAGCAAAAAATAA